The Terriglobus sp. TAA 43 sequence AAGGTGGAACCCGGTTCGTAGACGTCGCTGACAGCGAGGTTCTTCAGGATTGCTGGATCCTGATGCTTGAGATCGTTCGGGTTGTAACGCGGCGAGATGGCGAGCGCGAGAATTTGGCCCGTGTGCGGGTCCTGCACAACGACCGTACCATGTGCAGCTTTCATCTTTTCCATCTGCGCATCCAAAGCGCGTTCCGCAATGTACTGGATGTTGGTGTCGATGGAGAGGACGAGGTTCTGACCGGGCAAAGGCTCACGCTCGTCGCTGGTCAGTGCGTGGCGCTTCGCGTCGACCGCAGTCAGGACGTGGCCAGGTGTTCCGTGCAGATCATCTTCAAATTCGCGTTCCATGCCGCCAAGACCTATGTCGTCGATGCCGACATAACCCAGTGTTTGGGCGGCGAGATCAGTGTTGGGGTAGAAGCGTTTGAATTCCTTCTGGGTGTAAACACCTTTCAGGTTCAGCTCGCGGACGCGCTGGACCTGCTCCGGTGTGAGCTTGCGTGCGATCCATGCAAAGTTACGCGAAGCATTGAGACGCGCAAGGATCGCTCCCCGCGACGTGAACGTATCCGTTGGATCGACGTGAACGATGCCTGAAACAAGCTCTGCAACGTTGGCGCGGTTGTCGCCTAATTCACTTGGCACCGCGTAGACCGATTCCGCAAGAACAGTAACGGCAAGTTCGCGAAGATTGCGGTCGTACAAGACTCCGCGGCGCGGAGCTACTTCAAAGGTGCGTTGCTGTTGCTTGGCGGCTCGCTCTGTCCAGTCGTGGTGACGAACGACTTGCAACCACACCAGACGCAGCCCAATGATGCCTGTCCACGCAATGAAAAAGATCGCCATCCAGACAAAGCGGATGCGGCGGATTGGTGCGGTCAATGGCTGGCGTGAGGAGGAATTCATCGTTGCTTCCGGCCCTGGTGGTTCGGGGAGTAAGTTGTATTAACTTCTCCCCTCCACTATTTCAGCGAAAGCCCCGAATCTATGCGGCTTTCTTTACTACTGGAGAATCGCGGGAGATACCTGCACTTCTGCAAGCACCGGCGCAGAACTCGAAAAGGAACCATCCGGACGAACCACCTGACCAGGCTGCGGTGTATCCAGACCAAGCTGGCGCGCTATGCGGTCAATGCGATCAGGATCCGAAAGCTGTGCCTCCGTCAGATGAAGCTGGCGATTTTCTTCGCGAAGCTTTTCCACCTGAAGCTTCTTCGCTTCGATGTTGTAACCCACTTCAATGGACGAGAAGTGCTGCCACACATAGGTCATCACCAAGAGAAACAGGATGCTCATGGCGACGGTGAACGAGCGCATTTCCTTGCGGCGCTCAGGATCGTCTGCCTTCACGATGCGGCTGTTATCCAGGTGCTTGGTGAAGAAGATTTCAGGTGTGGGGCCGCGGCGCGCACGGCGCTGTGTTTCGAAGACCGTGCGATTGTGATCGCGAAACGACTCGGCGCGTTCGCGCTGTGCGCGGCCTGCGACCATACCCGGTGCTGTCATCGTTCCTTCCATCACTGCCCTCTCCATCTCCGGATTCCCTTAAGTCAGGGAAGGAATCCAGTTTGATTCCCACTTACTTATCTCTGGACGAAGACCGCTTCCTTCCGCTATGGAGGGCGTCTTATTACCAGAGCTGATTCGGTAACTTGAACTTACCGAATTGGTTGTTATGCCACACACTCTTTTGTCCTTGTCCCCTGAGCGAAATCTGCTCTAACGACAGGGGCAGAAGAGTGTTACTTACTTCCTGAGTGAATTTCCTGCGGAGTTATTCACATTGTCCACAGGTTTATCCACAATTTCCTCAACCAACTTATTTGCTAGGACGATATCCGCGACTGCTTCCACCTTGCGGAGGTATCTTCCTTGTAACTTCTGAACGCTCCGGCTTGACTCGTTCAGCAACTCGTAACTTCGCACTGCGCGACCTTGGATTGCGTCGCTCTTCTTCTTCACTCGCAACTACTGGCTTACGCGTGATTACGTTCCAAATACCGTGCTGCGCACCTTCACGCAGCGCATCTTTCGCAATGCGATCTTCCAGCGAATGAAAGCTGATGACCGCAAGTCTTCCACCGAACTTAAGAAGAGATGGCGCGCTTTCGAGCAGCGACCGGATCTCTCCGAGTTCGTCATTCACGCGAATCCGGATAGCTTGAAAGGTTCTTGTCGCAGGATGAATCTTGTCGGATTTCATTGCTGGGGCAGCGGCAGATATTACTTTGGCTAATTCCGCCGTAGTAAGTATCGGCCGCGCCCTCACAATGGCTCTGGCGATTCTCCGCGACCTCCTTTCCTCTCCGAATTCGTAAATCAGATTGGCGAGTTCTTCTTCGTCCGCCTGATTTACCACTTGCCCGGCAGTTTCACCGCTGCGCGTATCCATACGCATATCCAGCGGTGCGTCCTGCCGAAAACTGAATCCTCTGTGCGCCTGATCGAGCTGAAGGCTGCTTACGCCGAAGTCAGCGAGCAGACCATCGAGCGATGCACGCTCAATCTCTTCTGCTGCCGATGAGAATGCCCGCGGGATCAACCGTAGTTGCGGCATCTCCGGTCCAAGCTCCTCACGCAACGCTTCGAGATTGGCTTTCGCAATCTCCATAGCCTGCGGGTCGCGATCGAATGCGATCAGCGTTCCCTGCGGCCCCAGCCTGCGCGCAATCGCGCTGGAGTGGCCCGCAAGGCCCAGCGTGGCATCCGCGTACGTTCCACCGCGGCGCACTTTGAGAAGGTCTAAAACTTCTTCGAAAAGAACCGGCACATGTTGCGGATCGCTCATTTCTCCGCCCTCCATGCGCGCCCACTCAGGGCGAAAACTTCTACAGACCCAAGCCCGCCAGGGCCGTCAAATCTTCTTCGTTCAGTGGCTCGGCATCCAGCTTTTCCTTGAAGTCTTCGTGGTTCACGACTTCGAGGTAGGTCTGCGCTCCGAGGACCACCACTTCTGCAGTCACTTTTGCGCTTTCACGCAAAATCTGCGGCAGGAGAAGGCGCCCTGCGGCATCCAGCTCCGCCATCTGGCCGTAATAGTTCGTTACGTCCAGAAATTTCTTACGGGCCGGGTTCATGCTGGGGATAGCTGCCAGCTTTTCCTCGACCTTTTCCCACTCGCGGATGGGGTAGATTTCCGCGCGCTTGCCATCTTTGCTGGTGATGTAGAACTGCGGTCCGTAGGCTTCATCGACACGACGCTTGAACTCCGCGGGCAGCTTGAGCCGTCCCTTTTCGTCCACGCGTGCTGTGTGATTTCCCCTGAACATCGGTTCGTTCACCCTTCTGTCGTACCGCCTGTGGTTCCAAAGGCTGTCTTTTGGTCCACAGGAAGCCTAGAATCGCTTCAGGTGAGGAATGGTTGGACACTTTCATCCACTTTTTCCCACCACAGCCCACATCGTCTCTCTTAGTGAGGCGAAACACAAGAGAGAAATTCAGGGATTTTTCCGCTTTGTTGGCGCGTTTGTGGAAAATCACACCTGTAGATAGGTTTTCTCAAACACCACAATTGGTAGTAGTGATTTCGGTGGTTCCGTACGCTGCCTGCTACTTGTGGAGACCGACGCCCGCATAGTAACTGCCCATTTTAGGGAGCGCTCAACCCGGTTACCGCAAGGAACGGCGAACGCTTGAGGTGTTTCGGA is a genomic window containing:
- a CDS encoding division/cell wall cluster transcriptional repressor MraZ, which codes for MFRGNHTARVDEKGRLKLPAEFKRRVDEAYGPQFYITSKDGKRAEIYPIREWEKVEEKLAAIPSMNPARKKFLDVTNYYGQMAELDAAGRLLLPQILRESAKVTAEVVVLGAQTYLEVVNHEDFKEKLDAEPLNEEDLTALAGLGL
- the rsmH gene encoding 16S rRNA (cytosine(1402)-N(4))-methyltransferase RsmH; the encoded protein is MSDPQHVPVLFEEVLDLLKVRRGGTYADATLGLAGHSSAIARRLGPQGTLIAFDRDPQAMEIAKANLEALREELGPEMPQLRLIPRAFSSAAEEIERASLDGLLADFGVSSLQLDQAHRGFSFRQDAPLDMRMDTRSGETAGQVVNQADEEELANLIYEFGEERRSRRIARAIVRARPILTTAELAKVISAAAPAMKSDKIHPATRTFQAIRIRVNDELGEIRSLLESAPSLLKFGGRLAVISFHSLEDRIAKDALREGAQHGIWNVITRKPVVASEEEERRNPRSRSAKLRVAERVKPERSEVTRKIPPQGGSSRGYRPSK
- a CDS encoding cell division protein FtsL, which codes for MEGTMTAPGMVAGRAQRERAESFRDHNRTVFETQRRARRGPTPEIFFTKHLDNSRIVKADDPERRKEMRSFTVAMSILFLLVMTYVWQHFSSIEVGYNIEAKKLQVEKLREENRQLHLTEAQLSDPDRIDRIARQLGLDTPQPGQVVRPDGSFSSSAPVLAEVQVSPAILQ